From Anopheles arabiensis isolate DONGOLA chromosome 3, AaraD3, whole genome shotgun sequence, a single genomic window includes:
- the LOC120902684 gene encoding reticulon-4-interacting protein 1 homolog, mitochondrial: protein MVLTNCIRFTATAAGKFGQRELLCNIRSLATATVASTPSTNSTSSPSGWEQQRRQHASYGKMSGWQIHAYGVPQEEIQFSDGIKMPILKSPTQLLVRVKAASVNPIDVAMINGYGASVLNAMRCKDGGIEFPLVLGRDFCGEIVQKGLGISSRELEVGDEVWGVVPVHLQGCHADYVVVEKYCLFKKPSNLSKIDASAILYAGLTAWSGLYITGHLGDLLGAISPVGGGAGKKVLVLGAAGGVGTLAVQMLLAEGVEVFATCSPDAMQMVNNLGVKYVLDYTDPAHVQNVASVGRFDIVLDCAGKGTEYANEVPWLYDQYITFNSPVLKNIDADGFAAGMYQNALNLVRNNAAALSTRQGLVKWGYFVPAPQGIAYLQRLAEKGKLLPVVEKVFPYGSTPEAYERVAQKHLRGKVVIDFE, encoded by the exons ATGGTACTTACAAACTGCATCCGCTTCACGGCCACGGCAGCGGGCAAGTTCGGCCAGCGGGAGCTACTGTGCAACATCCGCAGCCTAGCAACCGCTACCGTCGCATCAACACCGAGCACCAACAGCACCTCCTCACCGTCCGGCTGGGAGCAGCAACGGCGCCAGCATGCTTCGTACGGCAAAATGTCCGGCTGGCAGATACACGCGTACGGGGTGCCGCAGGAAGAGATACAGTTCAGCGACGGGATTAAGATGCCGATCCTAAAGTCACCCACCCAGCTGCTGGTGCGGGTGAAGGCGGCCTCGGTCAACCCGATCGATGTGGCCATGATCA ACGGATACGGTGCATCGGTGCTGAATGCGATGCGCTGCAAGGATGGCGGCATCGAGTTTCCGCTCGTGCTCGGGCGCGACTTTTGCGGCGAGATCGTCCAGAAGGGGCTGGGCATTTCGAGCCGCGAGCTCGAGGTAGGCGACGAGGTGTGGGGCGTCGTGCCAGTGCACTTGCAAGGTTGCCATGCCGATTACGTCGTAGTGGAGAAGtactgt CTGTTCAAGAAACCTTCCAACCTGAGCAAAATAGACGCGAGCGCCATCCTGTACGCTGGTCTGACGGCCTGGTCGGGGCTTTACATTACCGGCCATCTAGGGGATTTGCTCGGTGCCATCTCGCCGGTCGGCGGTGGCGCAGGGAAGAAGGTGCTCGTGCTCGGGGCGGCCGGCGGCGTCGGTACGCTCGCCGTCCAGATGCTGCTGGCCGAGGGGGTGGAAGTGTTCGCTACCTGCTCCCCGGACGCGATGCAGATGGTCAACAATCTCGGCGTAAAGTACGTGCTAGACTACACGGATCCGGCGCACGTGCAGAACGTGGCCAGCGTTGGAAG GTTCGACATCGTGCTGGATTGTGCGGGGAAGGGCACGGAATACGCCAACGAGGTACCGTGGCTGTACGATCAGTACATTACGTTCAACTCGCCCGTACTTAAAAACATTGACGCCGATGGCTTCGCGGCCGGGATGTACCAAAATGCTCTCAATCTGGTGCGCAACAATGCGGCCGCCCTCAGCACCCGGCAGGGACTGGTGAAGTGGGGCTACTTTGTGCCGGCCCCGCAAGGCATCGCCTACCTGCAGCGCCTGGCCGAGAAGGGCaagctgctgccggtggtggaGAAAGTGTTTCCGTACGGCAGTACGCCCGAGGCGTACGAGCGCGTCGCGCAGAAGCATTTACGCGGGAAGGTTGTGATCGATTTCGAATAA
- the LOC120904186 gene encoding uncharacterized protein LOC120904186 — translation MGKRKSQTPAPAAYGNDSDGSDYEVEWQVKPTPPKVTKAEQFPLPAQVAKKLEKSGRRGRKDSSSDDESLPETGEGLPTLTTAQIDAILQTIKNNKRLVLLVKNVNFSTAKEEIAEHFDQAGRVKGVRIPKHRSSGFAFVEMQNADGFQKAFLLDGSYLDGRKISVNLSESGNKKSATRIQLLEKKNAEILKLRKNNRKSVKAAEISLVPDPAKLQKKVPPPDRYLDKPKPKKLTKKEVKFVKKQKSLRAKFQNLEKKGIKA, via the exons ATGGGAAAACGTAAATCACAAACACCCGCTCCGGCCGCGTATGGAAACGATTCCGACGGTTCCGACTACGAGGTGGAATGGCAGGTGAAACCGACCCCGCCAAAGGTCACCAAAGCAGAACAGTTCCCTCTGCCGGCACAGGTCGCGAAGAAGCTGGAAAAGTCGGGCCGCCGTGGCCGGAAAGACTCTTCCTCGGACGACGAAAGCCTGCCGGAGACGGGCGAAGGGCTGCCGACACTGACCACCGCCCAGATCGATGCCATCCTGCAGACGATCAAGAACAACAAGCGCCTGGTGCTGTTGGTGAAGAATGTCAACTTTTCCACCGCCAAGGAAGAGATCGCGGAACACTTTGACCAGGCCGGCCGGGTGAAGGGTGTGCGGATACCGAAGCACCGTTCGTCCGGGTTCGCCTTTGTGGAGATGCAAAATGCCGATGGCTTTcag AAAGCGTTCCTGCTCGATGGGTCGTACCTggatggaagaaaaatcaGCGTGAATCTGTCGGAAAGCGGCAACAAAAAGTCCGCCACCCGCATCCAGCTGCTCGAGAAGAAGAATGCCGAAATTCTGAAGCTGCGCAAGAACAACCGAAAAAGCGTAAAAGCGGCCGAAATATCACTCGTGCCCGATCCGGCCAAGCTGCAGAAAAAGGTACCCCCACCGGACCGGTACCTCGACAAGCCGAAGCCAAAAAAGCTGACGAAAAAGGAAGTGAAATTcgtgaagaaacaaaaatcgcTGCGGGCCAAGTTTCAGAATTTAGAAAAGAAGGGAATCAAGGCGTAA